Proteins from one Thermodesulfovibrionales bacterium genomic window:
- a CDS encoding glycoside hydrolase family 57 protein: protein HDQGLRELEKKGSNYSEDDKRYIISKHFEILKNIIPKYREVAGRGQIELSASPFYHPILPLLCDTDAAKKALPHIRLPSRRFQAPEDAKEQVKRAIEYFQSIFGFSPKGLWPSEGSVSEQVIGICREQGIKWMASDEDVLAASLGVSIRDSDGKIKEPALLYRPHLFEGMNLFFRDHRLSDLIGFVYSGWRPDDASRDFLSRLKEIHNRLDNKPYVVSIIMDGENAWEYYENDGRAFLNSLYSLLSSEDWIKTITVNEYLNEFEGLWKGSSLQRVHPGSWIHANFSVWIGHEEDNLAWDYLKLTRDELVRFEKEHPDIDTSPAWKLIYIAEGSDWNWWYGDEHVSETQEEFDELFRNNLIAVYKFIGKEPPAYLLVPILREDRAAQPTVTIRGFITPRLDGFVSSYFEWLQAAEFDVSRTGGSMHKAETIFEKIYYGFDRDNLYVRIDGKKKSLEILQDAKLVITFLQPQNFRIDISARGVFLKELRDSSWLELKALEAGIDDIVEIAVAFSDLGVKENDEIGFIINYEKNSDVIERIPLRGHVRLTVPGPYFEAIMWQ, encoded by the coding sequence AGCATGATCAGGGATTGAGGGAATTAGAGAAGAAGGGATCAAATTACAGTGAGGATGATAAAAGATATATTATCTCAAAGCACTTTGAGATATTAAAAAACATAATACCTAAATACAGGGAAGTGGCAGGAAGGGGACAGATAGAGCTTTCTGCGAGTCCCTTTTATCATCCCATACTTCCCCTTCTCTGTGATACTGATGCTGCAAAAAAGGCACTCCCTCATATAAGACTTCCATCTCGTAGATTTCAGGCTCCAGAGGATGCAAAAGAGCAGGTTAAACGGGCTATTGAATATTTTCAGTCTATCTTTGGTTTCAGTCCTAAGGGCCTCTGGCCATCTGAGGGTTCTGTAAGTGAGCAGGTGATAGGGATATGCAGAGAACAGGGAATTAAATGGATGGCATCTGATGAGGATGTTCTTGCAGCATCACTCGGAGTTTCTATCAGGGATTCAGATGGAAAGATAAAAGAGCCTGCCCTTCTCTACAGGCCACATCTTTTTGAAGGAATGAATCTCTTTTTCAGAGACCACAGGCTTTCCGACCTCATTGGTTTTGTGTATTCGGGATGGAGACCAGATGATGCCTCAAGGGATTTCCTATCCAGATTAAAGGAGATTCATAACAGACTGGACAACAAGCCCTATGTGGTATCCATCATTATGGATGGAGAGAATGCCTGGGAATATTATGAAAATGATGGAAGGGCTTTTCTTAATTCCCTTTATAGCCTCCTTTCATCCGAGGACTGGATTAAAACCATTACAGTAAATGAATATCTCAACGAATTTGAAGGTCTCTGGAAAGGGTCTTCACTGCAAAGAGTTCATCCCGGTTCATGGATACACGCCAATTTTTCTGTCTGGATAGGTCATGAGGAGGACAATCTTGCCTGGGACTATCTAAAGCTTACAAGGGATGAACTTGTGAGATTCGAGAAAGAGCATCCCGATATTGATACCTCACCAGCCTGGAAGCTTATATATATAGCTGAAGGCAGTGACTGGAACTGGTGGTACGGTGATGAGCATGTGAGTGAGACTCAGGAAGAATTTGATGAACTCTTCAGAAATAATCTGATAGCAGTTTATAAATTTATTGGTAAGGAGCCGCCTGCTTATCTTCTTGTGCCAATACTCAGAGAGGACAGGGCAGCACAGCCTACTGTAACAATACGAGGATTTATAACCCCAAGGCTTGACGGGTTTGTGAGCAGCTATTTCGAGTGGCTTCAGGCTGCAGAGTTTGATGTTTCCCGTACAGGAGGAAGCATGCACAAGGCAGAGACCATTTTTGAAAAGATCTATTATGGCTTTGACAGAGACAATCTTTATGTAAGAATTGATGGAAAGAAAAAATCTCTGGAGATTTTACAGGATGCAAAACTTGTAATTACTTTTCTGCAACCACAGAATTTCAGGATTGATATATCTGCAAGAGGTGTCTTTTTAAAAGAGTTGAGAGATAGCAGCTGGCTTGAGTTAAAGGCACTTGAAGCTGGCATTGATGATATAGTAGAGATTGCAGTCGCTTTTTCAGACCTTGGGGTAAAAGAAAATGATGAGATAGGTTTTAT